The nucleotide sequence CAGGAAAATGTTCAGATGCCTGTCTTTGATCTCGTCGATCAGCACAAAATGATGGCGCTGGTCAATGAGCATAACTGGACGCTGGTCGATGTGCGCTCCAGTGACTGGTTCAATGGCTGGCCGTCTGATAATACCGGGGTAGGAGGCCACATTCCCGGAGCCCGTAATTTTGATCTTAACTGGTTGCTGAATGAAAGCCATGAGCTGAATAAAGTGACTGAAAGGCTGTTCCAGAGTAAAAGGATGCGCAAAGCGCCGGGGATTGTTATCTATGGCTCTGATCAGTATGAGGCGCAAATTCTGGCAGACTGGCTGGTGGCTGAACAGGGGTTTGAAAACTCAGACATTCGCATTTTCCCTTTTGGTTTTTCAGGGTGGCTCAAATCCGGTGGTGATGTTGAAACCATGCCATCCTATACCCGTCTGGTGCCGCCTGTCTGGCTTGAAAAACAGATGCAGAAGCCTCAGCCACCAGTGATTCTGGATGTTTCTTACGGTTCAGGCATTCGATACCGCCTGACCCATATTCCGCAGGCTGTTCATGTTGATACGTCATGGATTGAATCCAGGCCTCTGTGGAATGTGGTTCCTGAAAATGAACTTCAACAGACGTTAAAGCATCTTGGCATCTCGCAGAATAAGCAAGTCGTCGTTTATGGCCAGGATATGACCGCCGCTGCAAGAATGGTCAGTGTGTTGGATGCCATGGGCGTAAACGATGTACGACTCCTTAACGGAGGTTTAAAAGCCTGGATTGAACAGGACAATGCTGTCCAGTCTGGCTGGGTGACACCTGAGCCAGTCGAAACATTTGGAGCTGCGGAATTCAAAGATGTGTGGGTGGATACAGAAAGAGTGAAAGCAATTCTGAATAATGACTCTGAACATCTGATTAGCGTTCGTTCATGGCGTGAGTTTACGGGGGAAAACAGCGGATACAGCTATATCAACGCTAAAGGGCGTATCCCCGGTGCTGTATGGGGGCATTCGGGAACCGATCCCTACAGTATGCAGGATTATATTAATCCGGATGGCACCTTAAGAGAGATTCGGGACATTGCCGCTTACTGGCAGCAACTATCTCCAACAGAAGAGACTGTTATGGCGTTCTACTGTGGCACAGGCTGGCGAGCCAGTTTGTCCTGGTTTGCAGCCCGTTTGCTGGGGTATGAAAACGCCAGAATATACGATGGTGGCTGGATGGAATGGAGCAGCGACCCCCGTCGTCCAAGGGAAGCAGGTTAAGCGGTGAAGGATTTATTGAAACAGCGGTTAAACCGACTGGCGCAGCAAAACCATCGTGAGCTTATGGTGATCAGCGGTGAACAGGACTGGTGCCTGCGCACCGTTAACGCATTACTGCCATGCCTGCATGAAGAGCAGGGGCTCCGGCTGGGCCTCTGGTTGGGCAAAGGTGCGCCAGATACTGTTCCTGCTATTCAGGCTGGCAAAGCGACCAGCTGGTTAGGTCGGGAACGGCAGTTTGTGGTGTTTAACGCCTGGTCCGGGTTTGATGTTGATGCTTTTGGTGCTATCAGTGGTGTCGTTAAAGGTGGTGGTGTGATGTTTCTGCTGGTTCCTGTTCTGGATCAGTGGAGCCTGCTGGAAGACCCAGAGCATCGTCGTATAACTGTCTATCCGGAAAATGAGAACCGGGTAACAGGAAGATATATCCAGCGCTTGGCCGGACTGTTGGCTAAATCCGAACACTGTAGCCTTATTCAGCAGAATAAAACACCGGTCTGGCAGGCATTACCCAACCCTGATATTGAGACAGAAACCCGGGATAGCTGTGGTTATTGTCAGACACAAGAACAGGCGCTGGCAGTTGAAGCCATTAAAAAGGTGGCAACAGGTCATCGCCGTCGTCCATTGGTGCTGACGGCAGATCGCGGGCGTGGAAAAAGCGCGGCGCTGGGTATTGCGGCGGCGCAGTTACTGAGCCATGGGTTAAACCGGATTGTGGTCACAGGACCTTCGCTGGCATCTACCGAACAGGTGTTTCAACACGCTGATGAATGCCTTGGAAACGACAGTCTTTCCCCAGGTACGTTTTCCAGGGGTACGTTTTCCAGAGGAAGAGTGCAGTGGCAGGACAAGTCGGTTCAGTTTATGGCACCTGACGAAATTGTCGGACACCCCGTTGACTGCGACCTGATGCTGGTGGATGAAGCGGCTGCGTTGCCAGTTCCTTTGCTTGAGTCCCTGCTACGACAACAGTCGCGTATTGTTTTTTCTTCGACGATCCACGGTTATGAAGGTACCGGACGTGGTTTTGCCATACGCTTTCGTAAAAAACTGGATGCTATAGCGCCAAAATGGCGAGCTTTGCATATAAAGCAGGCGATTCGCTGGGCAGACCATGACCCGCTGGAACAACTGGTTTTTTCCAGCCTGTTGCTGAATGCCAGACCAGCCGAAGATCATCAGGTTGAAGGCGCAACGGCTGAACAGTGTGAGTGGGTTCGCTTTGACCGTGACCAGTTAATGCACGATGAGCCGATGGTCGCTCAGGCGTTTGGGCTGCTGGTGCTTGCCCACTATCGTACCCGGCCTTTTGACTTACGACATTTTTTAGATGGTCCGAATATAGAAGTTTATGGTCTTCTGTATCAGGGCTGTCTGACAGGAACGGTTCTGGCAGCAAGAGAGGGAGCGATTAACGCATCGATGCAGGAACCGGTCTGGCTCGGACAACGGCGGGTGCGTGGGCATCTGATTCCCCAGTCATTGAGCAATCATGCCGGGATTCCGGAAGCGATCAGACAAAAAGGGTTACGAATCCTGAGGATTGCTGTTCATCCGGCAGTCCAGAGAAATGGACTGGGAGCCGATATGCTGAACCGTCTGGCACAATCTGCCAGTGACAAGGGGTTTGATTATCTTGGAACCAGTTTTGGTGCCACCTCCGGTCTGCTGAGTTTCTGGCAGAACAGTGGTTACCTGCCGGTACGAACCGGTTTGCAGAGAGAAGCGGCCAGTGGTTGTTATTCGCTGATGATGTTGCAGGCTCTTTCGGAGGCAGGCAGAGAACTGCTGGGGGAAGCCCGTTCCCGCTTTTACGACAACCTCCTGCTGCAGCTTCCCGAAAGCCTTAAAGTGATGGACACTGAACTGGTCAGGCAGTTGTTCAATGGTGCTGGTAACTTCATTTCAGCTGACCTGTCTGAACGAGACTGGCAGGATATTGCTTCATTCAGTCACGGGCAGCGCCTGTTTGAAAGCTGTCTGCCTGCTATTCGGAAATTATTGTTGAATGGGCTGGTTTACCCTGATAGCTGCTCTAATAGCTGCTCTAATAGCTATGAACAGGCTTTGCAGGTATTGACGATGAAAGTGTTGCAACAGCAGAGCTGGAGTAGTCTGGCGCAGCATGAGGGGCTTGCCGGTAAAAAACAGGTTCTGGCCCGTCTCCGAAGTTGTGTTGGAATGCTGGAAACCGCCTTGAAGCACTGATTTATAGCACTGACTTGAAACGCCGATGTCAGCCGCCGTTCTTTTTATCCGAAACCGGACGTTTACTGGCGACTGAAGAGCTACTACTGTCGTATGCCTGATGGATGCGGTAGGTAATGGCACAGACATCATTGGGCAGGGATTTAAGAATGGCGTTTACGCCGCCAGCATTGCGGGTCCAGGTAAAGTCTCCCTGTTCCCGGATAACTTTCCATTCCGGGTTTTGTTCTTTAAAGGCTGAACAGCTGTTTTTAAAAGTGGTGTTGACGACGCTGTACGCCAGACAGCTGCGGCCAAATTTTATAAAGGTGGTGTTTTTCCAGACGCTATCCCGGTCATTACCCCAGGTGGCCATGACATTAAAACTGCGGTCATTAAAATAGCCCGTAGAAGCTACGCCATTGCCGATTCTAGTCATATCACTAAACTCGGTTTCAATGGCTGTATCACAGCGATTGAAACCCGCTTTATGGGCAAGGTCCAGTAAATCCGAGTCTGTGGCAAATAACGGCGTGGCATATAAAGGAAGAGTGGAAAACAGCAAGCCGATCAAACCTGTCCTTGACATCGGTGTGTCCTCTGTCGTTTTCGTCAGCGTATCAAGTCAATAAAAAAGCTTCAATGAAGCGGATAGAAAATTCCTATTGTGACACTGGTGTCAATCATCATATAGTTCGTTCAGAGAATAAGATTCATGTATCAGGAGTTACTCAATGAATCGCTTTACCGTATTTGGTCGCCCTGGCTGTGGTTTCTGTGTTCGTGCTAAACAGTTGCTCGAAGATAAACAGCTGCCCTTCCGTTATATTGACATTCATGCCGAGGGGATCAGCAAGGCTGATCTGGAAAAAACCGTTGGCAAGCCGGTTGAAACCGTTCCGCAGATTTTTCATGGTCAGAAGTATATTGGCGGCTGTACCGATCTGGAAGCGTACCTGAGAGATGAGCTGGTTGATGCCTGAAGGGCGTTAAATCCCTTCGGTCTCAGGCGTAGCGATAAATACGCGACACAGGATTATCACTGATCCGCACCAGTCGCGCATCGCTGCGCTGTAAACGCTCCTGTCGTGTCATCGGGTCAAACGGTTTGATGGGTTTGAAGTCCGGCAGAGGTTGTCCTTTCTCCAGCTGTACAAAGACCGGGATGGGCGTATTGATCTGCCCCGGAAACTGTTTTTTTGACTCAGGGTTCATCTGTCGCTCAGCTTCAATCGTGTCTGGCCACTTCAGGTTTGCCCGCAGGTGAGGTGCCAGCAGTCGTTTAATCACCACAATTTCCGAACCGGGCAACTGCTCCAGTAATGTGATGTCGCGCTCAATGGCAGCGGATGCCATATATTTCTTACGCAGGTGTTCGATGGCTTCTACCGATGTTAAACGAACGGTGCCACTGTGATTAGCAGCCCAGCTGAAACTGATGCGTCTGGGGGGCTGCTGAAACAGTTTCAGTTGCCGGTAACTCTGCACAAAATGAATATGCTGAATTTGCAGTCCTCCCAGCATTCCGTCCCTTAACTGATCAGATGTCTCTTCAATGGCTGCAATATCATCGCCGTAAAGCTTACGGTATTCCCCCATCGCAGCCTTGAACCGGTCTTTTGCCTGGTTCAGTTGTTGCCCCTGAACAAGCGATCTGGCTGAAATACCAATAACGCCGGGAAGACGAGCCGTTTCCTGTTTGTTTTGTTCCGAACTGTAGGTCAGACGGGTAGTGACACTGGCAGCCAGTGTCCGGTCATTCAGAGCGTCAGTGTCGTCTTCCTGCATGACCCAGGCGGGCAGGTCGTGATCATTTAACACGGCTTCACGGAACTGACGATTGATATCAACCAGTTCGATCAGGGTATCTCTGACCGCCATCCGGGCGGCTGTTTTTCTACTCATGGTGCCAGCCTTTCAATGCTCCACCGGGTGTCGTTTGTACGGGTATACTGAAAACGGTCATGCAGGCGATTGGGCCGTCCCTGCCAGAACTCAATCGTTTGCGGCACCACCCGGTAACCGCCCCAGAAGTCAGGCAGAGGTACTTTTCCTTCTTTGAACTTGCGCTTCATTTCATCCAGTTTCAGTTCCAGCATCTTGCGACCCGTAATGACCGAACTCTGATGGGAAACCCAGGCACCCAGCTGACTGCCGTGGGGGCGGCTGGTGAAATACTTCAGGGATTCAGCCGTGGATATTTTTTCTGCTGTTCCCTTAATAATGACCTGACGTTCGAGCGTGACCCAGGGGAACATCAGGGCAACGTGAGGGTTTTCGGAAATCTCCCGGGATTTGTTGCTGGAATAATTGGTAAAGAAAACAAATCCCGATTGATCAAAGTATTTCAACAGAACGGTTCGCAGACTGGGAACACCGTCTGCTGTGGCAGTGGCAATACTCATGGCATTAGGTTCCGGCAACTGTGCTTCCTGCGCCTGCTGAAACCAAAGGGTGAACTGTTCCACCGGATCGGTATTCAGGTCTTCTTTGGTGAGGCCTGCCTGAGTGTAATTCTCTCGAAGGTTACTGATATCCATGTTCGTACTTCTGTGAGGATTTTGAGGGATTGCATTAATGGAATTGTATAACAGGTGCCGGGTACATGAAATGCTCTGTCTGTGACGCGATACGATAGAAAAGACAGCAAGCACTCTACTGAAAAAGACCGATCTGTTGACCTTTGGGAACTCTGAGTGACGAAAAACGATCCTTTTCAAATAACAGAATGATCAGGGACCCTCCGTAAGCGAAATGACCTAACTTATCGCCTTTTTTAACCGGCACCGAAGTTTTGCTACTGATGTCTTTATATTTTTTCTCAAAAACAACCGAACCGACCGTGTTTAAGCCAACTGGCACCATGGCGACATAACCAAAATCCTGTGTTTTGATGACGAAGTAACCGTGAATGAAATGCTCAAAAACGCTGAAGTCGGCGAAATATCCCGCACTGCCTTTGTTAAACAGGGTTGGAGTATCCTCCATGCCAAAATACTGCTGGGAAACCTTCTCTTTTGACTCCTGCACTTCCCCGGATACTGGCGCATGATAATGGTGGTAAGTTGTTGGCAGCAAGATACACGAAACAGCAGTACCACCAACAAAACGGTCGGAAAATTGTGAATGATTCAACAGCTCCATGACGTTAAGTTGCGCATGCCCCTTCAGTGGTATTTTAGCGTCAGTCGTCAAATCGGAATTGATGATATTTAACACACAGTCAGTCGGCGCAACAACGACAGTATCATCATCGATTGCTGCAACAGGCCGAACCCCGGGCTTAAGATTGCGGGTAAAAAATTCATTAAAGGATTGAAAACCACCTTGTGGGACCACAAAGTCTTCCATATGCACAGACGGCTCCTTCAACCATTTCTCTACACCGTGCGCCGAGGCTTTGCTGTCCAGAAATTTGCCGCGTTCAACGACGAAATTTTTTGTCCAGCTCAAACCCGGCTCCTTCCTGACAATGCTCAGGCCATAGGGGTTTTTGTAGTAAAACCAGCGAAAACCTCTGATATACTCAAGGCCGTCGTTTATCCCGGGAAGAAAGTAAAACCAGTCGTTGAAGTAAGTGTACAGATCCTCCATGCTTTTCCCTTGCCAGGGGTTAGGGGTGCCATCCGGTTTCGGCTGCAAATTCCGGAATGCCAGATCCATATTCTCACGAAAAGCTTTGTCTGTATTATACAAATTCTTTAACTGCTTAACGGGCTCTGTGTCGTGCTGATCATCCACTGCGCTGTATACCGACGTCGTTAAAACAAGGCTTGTTAAAACGCCTGAAACTATTCCCCGTCTAAAGGCAGAAGCACAGTGGCTTCTGCCTTTACTGCACTTACCTTTCCCAGTAAGTCTCTTCCAGAGAGTCTTCACGCTCAGGCAAAGCCCGTGACAGGCGTGGAGAACTTTGCGCCAGCACTTCATAGCTGACCCGGTTCGCATATTTGCAGACCTGGGAGAATGATGAATAGGTCAGCCATGGTCGTTCGTGTTTGCCAGAGGTCGGCAGGACTTCACGATGGAAATGGTTGGCTGCAATATCATGAATCACCGCCGACAAAGCACCATCACCAGCACCATTGGTATTCCTGATTTTTTCCGGTCCACCCATATAAGGGCTGATGTGGGAGTAGATTTTCATTGGTTCATCACAATCCACACGACGCAGAGGGCGGCTGAATTCGAAGCGGTTGAAATCACTGATCCCGGCAGAACGGATAGGGTTGTCGGTTTCCCGTGCCAGAGCCGTTTCGGTGTAGCCACAAAGATAAAGCCCTTCAGGGCCGGCAGTCAGCAACGTCATATCGGCAAGTTCCAGAATGGCTTCGCAGGCCAGTAACGGGTCGGTTTGCCCGGTCAGAGCCTGAGCTTCTTCCTCATTCATGGCGACCAGGGTGACATGGTCACGGATAAATTGCTTCAGTGGTTCACGGATATTTTCAACCAGCATATTGGTACCCAGGGTAAGCGCCACAGGAATACCATGGTCGCTGGCAATCTTCGCGGCTTTCAGGGTGGCATGATAAATCGGCAGACTCTCGTCGCCCAGGGTATAGGCACACAGAACCAGAGCCGAACTTCCGGTAATCACCTGTTCCGGAATAAACGTATGACTCAGGTCGTTCATTGAGCCGGGGCTGATGGCAAAGGTGCGCTCTCCGTCTGGCGTAATCAGTGTGTAGCATCGTCCGATGGCGCCTTCTACCGGTTGCAGATAGGCCATATCGACTTTACTGCTGGTATTGCACAAATACCCGTAGGCATAGTCGCCAACCCGGATATTCTGGCTCATGACCCCAAACTGAACGGAACGGTCGTCGGCAAGAATTGAGTAGTTATGCAGAGTGTTGCCAATGGTTCCACCCGCATACTGGTTATCAATGGTGCCAGATTGTTGCAGGAAGCTGTACAGACGGTTGGCAGTATCATTATCAACCCATTGTGAAGCCGCTTTGGTCAGACCAAAGTCAGCAAAAACTGAGTCGTCTACATGAGCATAGATGTCAACCATGTTCTGGTCGATGCCACAGATGTAGGTATTAACGTGTCCGAAAGTGGTACTCTCACGGTCAAAGCGGTTATCGGCGTTGACAGGAAAATAGTGTTTGATTTTGCGACGGCCAGGAAACTTCATAAAGGTGGGATAAAACAACTGTAAAGAAGAGTGCGCGGATTATTCATTAAAAATTGTACAAATTCCAGCCATTCTTACCGAAGTGGGGCAATTTCGGGAAATCTTTGAAGCGGCCGATGATCTGGATCAGGCTATTGAACAGGCTAACCGTTTGCCGTTTGCCGTTTGCCTTTCAGGCGGCAGTGTTCTCTGATCATCAGCCAACGATTCTGCGCGCCTATAAACGACTGGATGCTTCGGCGGTCATGGTGAACCAGCATACTGCCTTTCGCAGCGATGGTATGCCGTTTGCCGGTTTAAAGCAGTCAGGTCTGGGCGTGGGCGGCATTCATCATGCCTTCAGGGAGTTGCAGGTGGAAAAAATGATGGTGATCCATAGCCCGGAACTTTAAGTGGGTTAAGGGCTCGTCAGGGGTTTCATTATTTCAAATAAGCAGCTAGCTTGTTCTGGCAGCGAAGCCTGTGCTGAATTTTCGTCATTACTTTCGATACAGATGCAGGCATAATCAGAATAGGCTTCATAACCTTTTGATCAGGTATGGAAAAAATTTATGACAAGAAAGTACGTGTCTCTGGTATCCGCGCTGGCAGCCGGAACGTTGGCAGCCGTGCTGACAGGTGGATGTACAGTGACCACTGAACGAGATACAGCGGAAGTGACTTCATTAAAAGCGGATACATTAAAAGCGACTACATTAAAAGCGAATATATTAAAACCAGCGAGTGAACAATCAGCAGTCGTTAAAAGCCCGGTCGATAACCGCGATTATCGCTACGTTGTCATGGACAACGGACTCAGGGCGCTGCTGATATCGGATCCTGACACCGACAAGTCTGCCGCTGCGGTCGATGTGAATGTTGGTAGTTATCAGGACCCGGACAACCGGCTGGGGCTGGCGCATTTTCTTGAACACATGCTGTTTATGGGAAATGAGAAATATCCGGAGGTGGATGGCTATTTTGAATTCATCCGCGCCAATGGTGGCAGCGCCAATGCTTACACCGCAGATGTTCGTACCAATTATTACTTTGATATCAATAATGACAACCTGAGATCGGCCCTGGACCAGCTGGCCCAGTTCTTTGTGTCTCCGACCCTTGATCCGGCTTATGTGAACCGGGAGCGAAATGCCGTTGATTCTGAGTACCGCCTGCATGCCAGGGAAGATGGCTGGCGCCTGTTTATGGCACAGAGTGCTACTTCAAACCCGGAACACCCGAAGAGCCGCTTTACCATTGGTGATCTGGATACCCTGAATAACGACGATGGTAAGTCGCTGTGGCAGGATTTGAAGAGCTTTCACGACACTTACTACGTCGCTCCCAGTATGGGGGTAGTGGTTTATGGTCCTGAAACCACCGAACAGCTTGAAACCTGGCTGAAAGAGTCCTTTGCCGATGTACCTGACGGTGGCGGAGTCAAGCCGGACACTCATATCGGCGTGCCGCCTTATGCCGCTGACCAGCTGGGCGTTCGAATCAACCTTGTTCCTCTGAAAGAAACCAGGGTGCTGTCTCTGAGTTTCCCGATGGAAAGTCTGCACCCGTTCTACCACAAAAAGCCTATGGGTTACCTCGCCCGTATTGTTGGCTATGAAGGTGAGGGCAGTCTGCACAGTCTGTTGAAAGAGCAGGGACTGATTGACTCTCTTGCCGCTTACTCCAGTGATGTGCCGGGTGAGTTTGGTGGATTTAATGTTCGTATGGAGCTGACGCCGAAAGGGCTTAAGCAGGTGGATGACATTACAGCGGTGGTGTTTGATTACCTGGACCTGATTCGCCGGGAAGGCATTCAGGAATGGCTGTACGACGAAACCCGTCAGATCTCCGAACTGGGCTTTCGTTATCAGGAAGGCCGAAGCCCACAGCAGACAGCCACCAGTCTGGCGTCACGTATACACTATCTGCCAGCGTCTGACCTGTTGAATTCAACCTATCTTTACGACGACTTTGATCCGGAACTGATTGAGCGCCTGATGGCAAACCTGACTCCGGAAAATGTTCGCCAGACGGTGATTGCCCAGGGGTTGCCAACGGATCAGGTTGAACCTTATTTCGACACCCACTACAGCATCAGGCCGTTGTCGGATAAGCTGCTTAAGCGCCTGAATAAACCAGAGGTTCATAAAGAGCTGACCATTCCGGCTCCGAACCAGTTTATCGCTACTGACCTGGCACTGCGCACCAGCGATAAAGCGGACGAGCCTACACAGATTATCAGTGAGAGAGGGCTGGATGTCTGGAGCATGACCGACAGCAGTTTTCAGGTGCCAAGGGCTTCTGTACGCCTGAAAATTTCTACACCAAAAGCTTCAGATACCGCAAAGGATCAGGTGCTGTTGCAACTGTATCGTACCCTGCTGTCGCGCAGTCTGAATGAATACGGTTATCCTGCCAGGGAAGCGGGTCTGAACTATGGGCTGAGTACCAGCCGTGAAGGCTTGACGGTTGCCTTGTCCGGTTATCAGGACAAACAGGCGTACCTGCTGGAAACCATTTTGAAGGGAATGGATCAGTTCAGTCTGGTGCAGGCGGAATTTGAGCAGGAACGTAATCGATTATTACGTAATCTCAGGAACAAGGCATTTGTCACGCCTTACCGTCAGGGTATGGATCGGGTGAGTCAGCTGTTGTATCCAAACTATCGCAGTGATGAAGAAATGCTGGCCGCTGCTGAAGCAGTAACGTTTGCTGACCTGAAGCAGTATGCCAGTGACTTCTACAACTCCGTGCATATCAGCATGTTGATTTATGGTAATCACTCCCGCAGCGAAGCCATGAAGCTTGGTCAGCTGGTGGAGTCTTATGTCCTGAACGACAGTAACCGTGGTGAACGTTATGATCAGCCGTTTAAAGTCCTGAAAGACGCAAACCTGCGTGAAGCGGCGAACTTTGATCATAATGATGCCCTGTACATTAAATACGTGCAGTTTGATACCACGGAAAATCGTGAGCGGGCGAAATACTCATTGCTGGGTCGTTTGCTGGCAACGCCGTTCTTTAATCAACTGCGGACAGAGCAACAGCTGGGGTACATTGTCACGGCGTCTGCCCGACCAGTAGAGCGTCATCCGGGACTGGTGTTTATTGTGCAGTCCCCCGTGCTGGGACCGGATGGCATTGAACAGCGGGTGGATGAGTTTCTGGCAGGGCAGGTTGAGCGTTTGAACAAACTGAACGATGCCGAGCTGGAAGATTATCGTCAGGGGCTGATCGTAGACCTGACTAAACGTGACACCAACCCGGACGAACGCGCTGGTCGTTTCTGGCAAAGCCTCGACGGTCGTGAAGCGGACTTCAACTATCAGCTGGATATTGCTGAGGCAGTGAAATCCATCAAAGTTGAGGATATCCGGCAGGCGATGACTGAACTGCTGAAACAGCAGGGTCAGATTGTGATTACTTCAAAGGGCAAGCAGAAAGACAGCTGATGTCGTTTTTTGTCTGATCACCAGGCTGGAACTTACCAGCCTGGCTCCCTTTAGGTTATGGAAACGGTTCCTTGTTGGAAAAATTGTTGGCTATTGAGATGCCTTGTCACTGTTTATAAAAATGACAGGGGTTTGCTGTTGTGGCGGATGTTCAGTGCTGGTTTCGTTAGGGCTGTTTTCTTCTGGCTGAGGGTTTGCTGCAATTACTTCGGTTAGTTCTTCTTCAGAAGAGGGAGGTTGTCTTATAAGGTTGGCCGCTATTTGAACAATGAATGCAAAGGCGGTAGTTATTTTATTTACTAAAAAGGTCATTAACTCCATTACGACACCCTCCTGATGTAATGGCGGATGAGTGACGGATACGTAAATAGTCCGTCGCAAGGGATTTATTTCAATGTTACCGGTAGGTGGTATTATACTTTCAATATTTTGAGTGCTGAGCGTTATATGCATTCTGTTCGAAGGAATATAGTGATCCAGCATGAAGTAAATTGTCAGTTGACTGTTATCAGATGAGAAAGAAAAATTAAAGGGGTTCAGAATGAAATGGTGTCTTGTACTAATGAGATTTGATCGTAGTACTTCCATTCCGCTCAACATTTGGCCGAAGGATTCTTCTGTATTCTGAAAGGTATGTGCAATAACAAATCTTTCAAATTTAATATATGTATCTCCTGGTGTTACTTCTCTATAGATACTTCTTGTTAGCGCCTGCTTTTGCGTTGAATTAAGAGCTTCATGGGCTGGCAGGATATAGTTCAGTCCGGCTTCCGGGATTCTTTGTGTGGAATGATTATTTACTGTTGTTACTGAAAAATAGGAAATAGGGTTCCATGGAATCGCCTGAGAAAAGGCATTCATTGTACGGTCAATAGTGTCGGGTGAAAGAGGGGTAATTTGCCCTGCTCCATTGGGGGCGGCTGTGCTTTGAAGTGATGCAGTTAATACAAGGCTGATTATTTGGCTGCCATCCGGAAGCATTGCGCCGAGTTCGGGATGCCAACGGGTGAAGGCTCCGTTATTAACCTGCTGCTCAGCAATTTCGGCAGCACGGGTCATTAAGTTAGAAAGTGTCATGCTTGAGGGGGCGTTGACTCTTATGTTGACCCGAAGGGTATTGCTATTGTTTTCAGCACTTGCACTTGTACTTGCACTTGGAATGTGGTGAAAATTAGGATGACTTAATCTCTGATAGATAAAGTTCAAGTATCGGGATATTGTAGTAGAACCTACATTATTCAATCCGCTAATGTGATAAACCGGTTGTTCTTGTATCTCGGTTACATCGTTGGAAGTTATTTCCTCTACCATAAAGTC is from Endozoicomonas gorgoniicola and encodes:
- a CDS encoding DNA replication terminus site-binding protein, with the protein product MSRKTAARMAVRDTLIELVDINRQFREAVLNDHDLPAWVMQEDDTDALNDRTLAASVTTRLTYSSEQNKQETARLPGVIGISARSLVQGQQLNQAKDRFKAAMGEYRKLYGDDIAAIEETSDQLRDGMLGGLQIQHIHFVQSYRQLKLFQQPPRRISFSWAANHSGTVRLTSVEAIEHLRKKYMASAAIERDITLLEQLPGSEIVVIKRLLAPHLRANLKWPDTIEAERQMNPESKKQFPGQINTPIPVFVQLEKGQPLPDFKPIKPFDPMTRQERLQRSDARLVRISDNPVSRIYRYA
- a CDS encoding phosphatidylserine decarboxylase; its protein translation is MSWTKNFVVERGKFLDSKASAHGVEKWLKEPSVHMEDFVVPQGGFQSFNEFFTRNLKPGVRPVAAIDDDTVVVAPTDCVLNIINSDLTTDAKIPLKGHAQLNVMELLNHSQFSDRFVGGTAVSCILLPTTYHHYHAPVSGEVQESKEKVSQQYFGMEDTPTLFNKGSAGYFADFSVFEHFIHGYFVIKTQDFGYVAMVPVGLNTVGSVVFEKKYKDISSKTSVPVKKGDKLGHFAYGGSLIILLFEKDRFSSLRVPKGQQIGLFQ
- the pdxH gene encoding pyridoxamine 5'-phosphate oxidase, producing MDISNLRENYTQAGLTKEDLNTDPVEQFTLWFQQAQEAQLPEPNAMSIATATADGVPSLRTVLLKYFDQSGFVFFTNYSSNKSREISENPHVALMFPWVTLERQVIIKGTAEKISTAESLKYFTSRPHGSQLGAWVSHQSSVITGRKMLELKLDEMKRKFKEGKVPLPDFWGGYRVVPQTIEFWQGRPNRLHDRFQYTRTNDTRWSIERLAP
- a CDS encoding rhodanese-like domain-containing protein; the encoded protein is MKHIGCLCLFIALSGCDQQENVQMPVFDLVDQHKMMALVNEHNWTLVDVRSSDWFNGWPSDNTGVGGHIPGARNFDLNWLLNESHELNKVTERLFQSKRMRKAPGIVIYGSDQYEAQILADWLVAEQGFENSDIRIFPFGFSGWLKSGGDVETMPSYTRLVPPVWLEKQMQKPQPPVILDVSYGSGIRYRLTHIPQAVHVDTSWIESRPLWNVVPENELQQTLKHLGISQNKQVVVYGQDMTAAARMVSVLDAMGVNDVRLLNGGLKAWIEQDNAVQSGWVTPEPVETFGAAEFKDVWVDTERVKAILNNDSEHLISVRSWREFTGENSGYSYINAKGRIPGAVWGHSGTDPYSMQDYINPDGTLREIRDIAAYWQQLSPTEETVMAFYCGTGWRASLSWFAARLLGYENARIYDGGWMEWSSDPRRPREAG
- a CDS encoding tRNA(Met) cytidine acetyltransferase TmcA; the protein is MKDLLKQRLNRLAQQNHRELMVISGEQDWCLRTVNALLPCLHEEQGLRLGLWLGKGAPDTVPAIQAGKATSWLGRERQFVVFNAWSGFDVDAFGAISGVVKGGGVMFLLVPVLDQWSLLEDPEHRRITVYPENENRVTGRYIQRLAGLLAKSEHCSLIQQNKTPVWQALPNPDIETETRDSCGYCQTQEQALAVEAIKKVATGHRRRPLVLTADRGRGKSAALGIAAAQLLSHGLNRIVVTGPSLASTEQVFQHADECLGNDSLSPGTFSRGTFSRGRVQWQDKSVQFMAPDEIVGHPVDCDLMLVDEAAALPVPLLESLLRQQSRIVFSSTIHGYEGTGRGFAIRFRKKLDAIAPKWRALHIKQAIRWADHDPLEQLVFSSLLLNARPAEDHQVEGATAEQCEWVRFDRDQLMHDEPMVAQAFGLLVLAHYRTRPFDLRHFLDGPNIEVYGLLYQGCLTGTVLAAREGAINASMQEPVWLGQRRVRGHLIPQSLSNHAGIPEAIRQKGLRILRIAVHPAVQRNGLGADMLNRLAQSASDKGFDYLGTSFGATSGLLSFWQNSGYLPVRTGLQREAASGCYSLMMLQALSEAGRELLGEARSRFYDNLLLQLPESLKVMDTELVRQLFNGAGNFISADLSERDWQDIASFSHGQRLFESCLPAIRKLLLNGLVYPDSCSNSCSNSYEQALQVLTMKVLQQQSWSSLAQHEGLAGKKQVLARLRSCVGMLETALKH
- a CDS encoding GrxA family glutaredoxin → MNRFTVFGRPGCGFCVRAKQLLEDKQLPFRYIDIHAEGISKADLEKTVGKPVETVPQIFHGQKYIGGCTDLEAYLRDELVDA